In Nicotiana tabacum cultivar K326 chromosome 11, ASM71507v2, whole genome shotgun sequence, a single window of DNA contains:
- the LOC107821649 gene encoding uncharacterized protein LOC107821649, whose amino-acid sequence MDGMGKRLQQLEKSQSSQQYDYKNAELSRSEDSKLPELEGDVGKLQKTHNTVGLYTSAGISKQVNKKPHTNVNLNNIFDKPITPKMPKETIVTTPQTSTYANSLHQNKKIYNHITQTYIENIYKIQTFLNQNARATTTTDPTQDYITQKLQGYNRLIAQPKTRANLVKTCYNYGLLSTVCTYDGEEISGIPELYKTFITFKRITKGNLFFIKFYTAPAEILYDEIKPIIQVVKIGLTRDMIIPEEIEQQPEIPKIEIPGFYANKRIIGIATIIQELANNYLQENAIWSYYSRDQLMIYANSRELRQGDMDEVQKWILSLLKPEIQPTTRALKKGFISNELLTRYYKLVGHKYPDHIFSKCNGEDNHVPEVQLE is encoded by the coding sequence ATGGATGgcatgggaaaaagattacaacagctagagaAAAGCCAGTCAAGTCAGCAgtatgactataaaaatgcggagctaagtcgatcggaagactctaaacttccagagttagaaggagacgttgggaaactccaaaaaacccataacacagttggtTTATATACATCTGCAGGTATAAGTAAACAAGTTAACAAGAAGCCACATACCAATGTCAATTTAAACAACATATTTGATAAACCAATTACTCCGAAAATGCCAAAAGAAACAATAGTTACGACACCACAAACCTCAACCTATGCCAACAGCctacaccaaaacaaaaagataTACAACCATATTACTCAGAcctatattgagaatatatacaaaattcaAACATTCCTAAACCAAAACGCCAGAGCAACTACTACCACAGATCCAACACAGGATTATATAACCCAGAAACTCCaaggatataataggcttattgCACAGCCAAAAACTAGAGCCAAtttagtaaaaacatgttacaactatGGATTACTTAGTACGGTATGTACCTATGATGGGGAAGAGATAagtggaataccagagctatacaaaacATTTATTACATTCAAAAGAATTACAAAAGGAaacttattttttataaaattctatacagcaccagctgagatactatatgatgaaataaaacctaTTATACAAGTTGTAAAAATAGGcttaacacgagatatgataataccagaaGAAATTGAACAACAACCAGAAATACCGAAAATTGAGATACCAGGATTTTATGCCAACAAAAGAATAATTGGCATAGCAACCATTATACAAGAGCTAGCCAACAATTATTTACAAgaaaatgctatctggagctactactCAAGAGACCAGCTAATGATATATGCCAATTCAAgagaactacgacaaggagatatggatgaagtccaaaaatggaTTTTATCGTTACTAAAACCAGAGATACAACCAACTACAAGAGCACTAAAGAAAGGATTTATTTCCAATGAATTATTGACAAGATACTACAAATTAGTAGGGCACAAATATCCAGATCATATATTTTCTAAATGCAACGGAGAAGATAACCATGTACCAGAAGTGCAACTGGAATGA